Genomic DNA from Paenibacillus donghaensis:
CCCTGCTGCAGGTCATCCCGACCTTGCTGATTGTCTCCCTGATCGTATTCGTGCTAGTCCGGGTTACGGGTGATCCCGTAGCGCTGATGCTGCCGGAGACGGCCACCGCCGCCGACCGGGCGGCATTGACTCAGGCGCTGGGGCTGGATCAGCCGCTCACGACCCAATATGTCAAATTCCTGGGCAGTGCGCTGCAAGGGGACTTCGGCAATTCGTTCCGCTACGGGGAATCGGCGCTGCCGCTGGTGCTGGAGCGGCTGCCGGCCAGCTTCGAGCTGGCCGCCTCCGCGATGCTGTTCGCTGTTCTGCTGGCGATTCCGCTCGGTGTGGCTTCTGCGGTGAAGCGCAATACGTTCACCGATCTGATCATTTCCGGGGTCTCCGTCATCGGCAAGGCGATGCCGAACTTCTGGATGGGCATCATGCTGATTCTGCTGTTCTCGGTGATTCTCGGCGTGCTGCCGGTATCGGGGCGCGGAGGATTTGCCCATCTGGTGCTGCCCGCCTTCACGCTGGGCGTGGGTCTGGCCGCACAGATGACCCGGCTGATCCGCTCAAGCATGCTGGACATTCTGAACCAGGACTACATCCGCACCGCGCGCAGCAAGGGCATCCGGGAGCTGCGGGTTGTGGGCAAGCATGCTTTTCGCAACGGGATGATTCCGGTGGTGACGATTATGAGCCTGCAGTTCACCAGCCTGATCGGCGGAGCGTTGATTACGGAGACGGTATTCGCCTGGCCGGGCCTCGGCCAGCTGCTGGTCGTTGCAGTGAACACGCATGACATGGCGATTGTGCAGGCGGCCGTCTTTGTGATTGCTTTTATCGTGGTGGTTACGAATATTCTGACCGATGTGGCGTACCGGCTGCTCGATCCGCGGATTAAATATGATTAAGAAGGGAGGAACGTGCTATGGCAGAGTCTACTCCGGGTGGGTCACTGGATACGGCCAGCGATGCGCAACTTGTGGCACATAAGCCGTCCGGATTCGGTCTGGGCTGGAACAGGCTGCTGCGCAGCAAGACCGGCACCTTCGGCGCTGTTCTGGTGCTGCTCGTCACACTGACAGCGCTGCTTGCACCGCTGCTGGCAGGGCAGGACCCCTCGGCGATTGACCCGCTGAGCCGGCTGAAGCCGCCGATGTGGCTGGACGGCGGTTCTGCCGCCCACTGGCTGGGCACGGATAATCTGGGCCGCGATATGTGGAGCCGGATCGTCTACGGTTCGCGCGTCTCGCTTATCGTCGGCATCGGGGCGGTGCTCGTCTCAGGGCTGATCGGCGCGGTGCTCGGGCTGTTGTCAGGCTTCTACGGCAAATGGGTGGATGCGGTGATTATGCGGGTCGCGGACTCTTTTATGGCGATTCCGACAATTCTGTTCATGCTCGTTGTACTCGCTGTGGTCGGTCCAGGACTGACTACGCTGATCTTCGTCATCGGGGTGACGAACTGGGTGTCCTACACCCGGGTCGTGCGCGGGAGGTGCTGAGCATCAAAGAGCGGGATTTCGTCAAAGCGGCCAGATCGGTGGGCGCGAAGAACGGGCGGATTGTGCTGAAGCATATCTTGCCCAACATCCTCTCTTCGTTCATTGTCCTCTCCGGGATGAATGTGGCGACGACGATTATTACGGAAGCTTCCCTCAGCTTCCTGGGGCTGGGCATCAAGCCTCCGGCGGTGTCCTGGGGGGGCATGCTCAGTGATGGAAGGCAATATATCGCGACCAGCTGGTGGGTAGCCACGTTTCCGGGGCTGGCAATTACGATTACGGTGCTTGGCGTGATTTTCCTGGGCGACTGGCTGCGGGACGTGCTGGACCCTCATATGAAGGAAAAAGGCTAAAGGAGACGGGAGGGAAACCAAATGACAGCGAAACTGCTTGAAGTCAATAATCTGCATACCTCTTTCAAAACGGAGGACGGAGTTGTGCCTTCGGTGGGCGGGGTCAGCTTTACGGTTGGCCGGGGTGAAACGCTGGCCATTGTCGGCGAGTCCGGTTCCGGTAAAAGTGTAACCTCCTTGTCGATCATGGGGCTGGTAGGTTCGCCGGGGAAAGTGACGGCAGGAGAAATCCGCCTGGAAGGCAAGGATTTACTCCAGCTCTCCAAGCGGGAGATGCGCAAATACCGGGGCAATGTGATTTCGATGATTTTTCAGGAACCGATGAGTTCGCTCAATCCGGTGTTCACAGTGGGCAATCAGATCCGTGAGGTGATTCAGCAGCACCGGAGGATGAGCAAGCAGGAGGCCAAGGCGCGGAGCATCGAGATGCTGGATCGTGTCGGCATCCCGGGAGCGGCCAAGGTAGCCGGGTATTTCCCGCATCAGCTGTCCGGCGGGATGCGCCAGCGGGTGATGATCGCCATGGCGCTGGCCTGCCAGCCGAAGCTGCTCATCGCCGATGAACCGACAACGGCGCTTGACGTAACGATCCAGGCGCAAATTCTGAAGCTGATCGGCCAGCTGAGCAAGGAAGAGAACACAGGCATTATTCTCATCACCCATGATCTGGGGGTTGTGGCCGAGATGGCGGACCGGGTGGTCGTGATGTACGCCGGGGAAGTGGTCGAGGAGGCGAATGTGTTCGACCTGTTCGAGAAGCCGGGGCATCCGTATACGATTGGTTTGCTGGCCTCCCTGCCCAAGCTGAATGAGCAGCGGGAGAGGCTGGATTCGATTCCGGGAACGGTGCCGAACCTGCTTAGAATGCCGGGTGGCTGCCCGTTTCATCCCCGCTGCCCGTACGCCCAGGAACAGTGTACGAAGGTGCACCCGGACTTGCGCGAGAAGGCGAGCGGGCATCAGGTACGGTGCTTGCGTATGGAGGAGGTATCACCATGAATGAAGCCGGGAACGTAATCGGGCGGGTCGCACAACAGACGCCATTGCTCGAAGTCCAGGGACTGAAGAAATATTATCCGCAGCAAAAAGGCTGGTTCTCCCGCAAAGGCGGGGACATCAAAGCAGTGGACGGCGTAAGCTTCCGGGTGATGCCTGGCGAGACACTGGGGATAGTAGGTGAATCGGGCTGCGGGAAATCTACGACAGGCCAGATGATTACGCGGCTGCTTGAGCCGACGGAAGGGAAGATTCTGTTCCAGGGCCGCGACTTGACGGCGTTATCCGCAGAGGAGACCCGCAAGGTCAGGAGAGATTTGCAGTTTGTGTTCCAGGACCCGTATTCTTCCTTGAACCCGCGCATGAAGGTATTTGATATTGTGGCCGAACCGCTTGAAGTGCATGGGCTGGCCAAAGGGAAGGAACTGAGGGCTGAAGTATTCCGCCTGCTGGAGACGGTGGGTCTGGGGGCGCATCTGGCTGACCGCCACCCGCATGAATTCAGCGGCGGGCAGCGGCAGCGGATCGGCATTGCCCGGGCGCTGGCGATGAAGCCGAAGCTCGTCGTGTGCGACGAGCCGGTATCGGCGCTCGATGTGTCGATTCAGGCCCAGATCCTCAATCTGCTCAAGGATCTGCAAGCACGGTTCCAGCTCACCTATATCTTCATTGCCCATGGGCTGCCATCCGTGAAGCATATCAGCG
This window encodes:
- a CDS encoding ABC transporter permease, coding for MLKYIVKSLLQVIPTLLIVSLIVFVLVRVTGDPVALMLPETATAADRAALTQALGLDQPLTTQYVKFLGSALQGDFGNSFRYGESALPLVLERLPASFELAASAMLFAVLLAIPLGVASAVKRNTFTDLIISGVSVIGKAMPNFWMGIMLILLFSVILGVLPVSGRGGFAHLVLPAFTLGVGLAAQMTRLIRSSMLDILNQDYIRTARSKGIRELRVVGKHAFRNGMIPVVTIMSLQFTSLIGGALITETVFAWPGLGQLLVVAVNTHDMAIVQAAVFVIAFIVVVTNILTDVAYRLLDPRIKYD
- a CDS encoding ABC transporter ATP-binding protein, with the translated sequence MNEAGNVIGRVAQQTPLLEVQGLKKYYPQQKGWFSRKGGDIKAVDGVSFRVMPGETLGIVGESGCGKSTTGQMITRLLEPTEGKILFQGRDLTALSAEETRKVRRDLQFVFQDPYSSLNPRMKVFDIVAEPLEVHGLAKGKELRAEVFRLLETVGLGAHLADRHPHEFSGGQRQRIGIARALAMKPKLVVCDEPVSALDVSIQAQILNLLKDLQARFQLTYIFIAHGLPSVKHISDRIAVMYLGKIVELADRDELFARPLHPYTEALLEAVPVPDPRLRKERIPLSGEIPSPANPPSGCAFHPRCPYAREICRQEAPPLAEHVPGHLAACHFPISSQEMSQAPVIHTGRHALLKGSEPK
- a CDS encoding ABC transporter ATP-binding protein, with the translated sequence MTAKLLEVNNLHTSFKTEDGVVPSVGGVSFTVGRGETLAIVGESGSGKSVTSLSIMGLVGSPGKVTAGEIRLEGKDLLQLSKREMRKYRGNVISMIFQEPMSSLNPVFTVGNQIREVIQQHRRMSKQEAKARSIEMLDRVGIPGAAKVAGYFPHQLSGGMRQRVMIAMALACQPKLLIADEPTTALDVTIQAQILKLIGQLSKEENTGIILITHDLGVVAEMADRVVVMYAGEVVEEANVFDLFEKPGHPYTIGLLASLPKLNEQRERLDSIPGTVPNLLRMPGGCPFHPRCPYAQEQCTKVHPDLREKASGHQVRCLRMEEVSP